One genomic window of Nevskia ramosa DSM 11499 includes the following:
- a CDS encoding fatty acid desaturase family protein, with product MQQDLNALNKQAIAMAREYTGEVAWPTVLLVVLVLAAYIANLALFANGLMPLWAAIPVCGVLTYLSYTPLHEAAHGNIHGGQDCYQWLNDLCGYLVAPLISIPFSTHRVEHFTHHRYTNQPDKDPDFTVSGMRNGLLAVVLVGLRFLWMQNTFLFREYWATAPLRERVIYWAEVSVSIGWRVAFVLLVARESDVTLLLVGYLIGAYFTVYWFAYRPHHPYEDATRYRNTSSLIMPKWMKPLEWFWMGQNLHSIHHLFPRVPFYRYHALHQRIEPAMRAHGTPIIGVFSRLER from the coding sequence ATGCAACAGGATCTGAACGCACTGAACAAGCAGGCCATCGCCATGGCCCGGGAATACACCGGTGAGGTGGCATGGCCGACGGTGCTGCTCGTGGTCCTGGTGCTGGCGGCCTACATCGCGAATCTCGCCTTGTTCGCGAACGGACTGATGCCCCTGTGGGCGGCGATCCCGGTCTGTGGCGTGCTGACCTACCTGTCGTATACGCCGCTGCACGAGGCGGCGCACGGCAACATCCACGGTGGCCAGGATTGCTATCAGTGGCTCAACGATCTCTGCGGATATCTGGTCGCGCCGCTGATCAGCATTCCCTTCTCCACGCACAGGGTGGAGCATTTCACGCACCACCGTTACACCAACCAGCCGGACAAGGATCCTGATTTCACCGTCAGCGGCATGCGGAACGGATTGCTGGCGGTCGTGCTTGTCGGTCTCCGCTTCCTGTGGATGCAGAACACCTTTCTGTTCCGCGAGTACTGGGCTACGGCGCCGCTCCGGGAGCGGGTGATCTACTGGGCGGAAGTGTCGGTCTCGATCGGCTGGCGCGTGGCCTTCGTGTTGCTGGTAGCACGCGAGTCGGACGTCACGCTGCTTCTGGTCGGCTATCTGATCGGCGCGTACTTCACCGTGTACTGGTTTGCCTACCGCCCTCACCATCCCTACGAGGATGCCACCCGGTATCGCAACACCAGCAGCCTGATCATGCCGAAGTGGATGAAGCCGCTGGAGTGGTTCTGGATGGGGCAGAACCTGCACTCGATCCACCATCTGTTCCCGCGCGTGCCGTTCTATCGCTACCACGCCCTGCACCAGCGCATCGAACCAGCCATGCGGGCTCACGGCACGCCGATCATCGGGGTTTTCAGTCGGCTTGAGCGGTAG
- a CDS encoding flavin-containing monooxygenase has product MDASLSPSPDKSSTTPYDAVVVGAGIAGLYMLHRLRQAGLKAICFEAGEGVGGTWYWNRYPGAACDFESLEYSYSFSAELEQDWKWSTRMARQPEILAYLNHVTDRFDLRRDIHFSTRVSAAHFDDSTQLWAIRTDQGDSISARHCVMATGCLSTPKPIEYPGADSFKGRILRTAFWPKESVDFVGLRVGVVGTGSSAIQAIPIIAEQAKHLTVFQRTPNFSVPAGNGPMNPDDERRVKASYADLRAREWDSDVGICARLAPETRRALDVSEQEREAEYEKRWAAGGLYFYCSFVDLLTDKAANETITAFAQKKIREKVKDPVVAERLVPKDYPFGAKRICADTGYYETYNRDNVRLVDVKAEPIREIVPEGLKVGSEIHELEVIIFATGFDAMTGTLLNIDIRGRDGLAFKEHWNEGPRSLYGIMPSGFPNLYITTGPGSPSVLYNMVLGNQYHVDWIMGCIEHLASSGLTTIEAKPEPESAWRDTVNAIGKMTLFGEASSWYMGDNVPGKPRVVLPYLGGFRSYKKICDEEAERGYPSCLIA; this is encoded by the coding sequence ATGGACGCATCGCTGTCCCCGAGCCCGGACAAGAGCTCCACCACCCCGTACGACGCCGTCGTCGTCGGCGCCGGCATCGCCGGCCTGTACATGCTTCACCGACTGAGACAGGCCGGCCTGAAGGCGATCTGTTTCGAGGCTGGCGAAGGCGTCGGTGGCACCTGGTACTGGAACCGCTATCCCGGCGCGGCCTGCGACTTCGAGAGCCTCGAATACTCCTACTCGTTCAGCGCGGAACTGGAACAGGACTGGAAGTGGTCGACACGCATGGCGCGGCAGCCCGAGATCCTGGCCTACCTGAACCACGTCACCGACCGCTTCGACCTGCGCCGCGACATCCACTTCTCGACACGGGTGAGCGCCGCGCACTTCGACGACAGTACCCAGCTATGGGCCATCCGCACGGACCAGGGCGACAGCATTTCCGCTCGTCACTGCGTGATGGCCACCGGCTGCCTGTCCACGCCGAAGCCGATCGAGTACCCGGGTGCCGACAGCTTCAAGGGCCGCATCCTGCGCACCGCGTTCTGGCCGAAGGAGTCAGTCGACTTCGTCGGCCTGAGGGTCGGTGTAGTCGGTACCGGTTCGTCGGCGATCCAGGCCATTCCGATCATTGCCGAACAGGCAAAGCACCTGACCGTCTTTCAACGCACGCCCAACTTCAGCGTGCCGGCCGGCAACGGGCCGATGAATCCGGACGACGAGCGCCGGGTCAAGGCGAGCTATGCCGATCTGCGCGCCCGCGAGTGGGATTCCGATGTCGGCATCTGCGCACGCCTGGCGCCGGAAACGCGACGCGCGCTCGACGTCAGCGAGCAGGAGCGCGAAGCCGAGTACGAGAAGCGCTGGGCGGCTGGCGGCCTGTACTTCTACTGCAGCTTCGTCGACCTGCTCACCGACAAGGCTGCGAACGAGACGATCACCGCGTTCGCGCAGAAGAAAATTCGCGAGAAGGTCAAAGACCCTGTCGTTGCCGAACGGCTGGTACCGAAGGACTATCCATTCGGCGCCAAGCGCATCTGCGCCGATACCGGCTATTACGAGACCTACAACCGCGACAACGTGCGACTGGTGGATGTGAAAGCCGAACCGATCCGCGAGATCGTGCCGGAAGGGCTGAAGGTGGGCAGCGAGATCCACGAACTCGAAGTGATCATCTTCGCCACCGGCTTCGATGCGATGACCGGCACCCTGCTCAACATCGACATCCGCGGCCGCGACGGACTTGCGTTCAAGGAACACTGGAATGAAGGGCCGCGCAGCCTGTACGGGATCATGCCGTCCGGCTTCCCGAACCTGTACATCACCACCGGACCGGGCAGCCCGTCCGTGCTCTACAACATGGTGCTCGGCAACCAATACCACGTGGACTGGATCATGGGCTGCATCGAGCACCTGGCAAGCTCCGGCCTCACGACCATCGAGGCGAAGCCGGAGCCCGAAAGCGCCTGGCGCGACACGGTCAACGCGATCGGCAAGATGACCTTGTTCGGCGAAGCCAGCTCCTGGTACATGGGTGACAACGTGCCCGGCAAGCCGCGCGTCGTGTTGCCTTATCTCGGCGGCTTCCGGTCCTACAAGAAGATCTGCGACGAAGAAGCCGAACGCGGCTATCCCAGTTGCTTGATCGCCTGA
- a CDS encoding antitoxin, with product METAKLFWSGRSQAVRLPKDFRIDGSEVRIRRHGASVILEPIASDWAWLNALSGPVDDDFREAVEQQPAPDARSDLDTLFR from the coding sequence ATGGAAACCGCCAAGCTGTTCTGGTCTGGCCGCTCGCAAGCAGTGCGACTGCCGAAAGACTTCCGCATCGACGGCAGCGAGGTCCGCATTCGCCGTCACGGCGCGTCCGTGATCCTCGAACCGATCGCCAGCGACTGGGCCTGGCTCAATGCGCTATCCGGTCCGGTTGACGACGACTTCCGCGAGGCCGTAGAGCAGCAACCAGCACCCGATGCGCGCTCGGACCTCGATACGCTGTTCCGATGA
- a CDS encoding AraC family transcriptional regulator — protein sequence MSEDTSIRHPMAIGQVMVNFAARYGVDVETCLMGTGIREAQLHEADVLIERHQEMRLIENLILALPEVPALGFELGLQYNVSTFGIWGFALRISRTLHEAFDFAIRYLPLSTAYCRFATWSDAEEFAVSADPDAIPQHLRQFLLERDTATGIHLFRELGLSGIPIKRIEYQGRAPDHAARIESLCGVAPRYGCPRNAIVLRRQDAEMLLPMYDPHLVRLLEDQCRAQLERRQVAGVAGQVRQLILGPLGLVASIEAVAQQLAMAPRSLRRRLEEEKTSFRDLVDTERRQLAVQLLTGTEMKLDEMALQLGYSDTASFTRAFRRWFDRAPGEYRKARGR from the coding sequence TTGTCCGAGGACACGAGCATCCGCCACCCGATGGCGATCGGCCAGGTCATGGTCAACTTCGCCGCGCGCTACGGCGTGGACGTGGAGACCTGCCTGATGGGCACTGGAATCCGGGAGGCCCAGTTGCACGAGGCCGATGTGTTGATCGAGCGGCATCAAGAGATGCGTCTGATCGAGAACCTGATCCTGGCGCTGCCCGAGGTGCCGGCGCTGGGATTCGAACTGGGGCTTCAGTACAACGTCTCCACGTTCGGCATCTGGGGCTTCGCGCTGCGCATCAGCCGTACGCTGCACGAGGCTTTCGACTTCGCGATCCGCTACCTGCCGCTGAGCACGGCTTACTGCCGGTTCGCGACCTGGTCCGACGCCGAGGAGTTCGCTGTCTCCGCCGATCCTGATGCCATCCCTCAGCATCTCCGCCAGTTTCTGCTGGAGCGCGATACGGCGACCGGGATCCATCTGTTCCGCGAACTCGGACTATCCGGCATCCCGATCAAGAGAATCGAATATCAGGGCCGCGCGCCCGATCACGCCGCACGCATCGAGTCGTTGTGCGGTGTCGCCCCCCGATACGGATGTCCGCGCAATGCGATCGTGCTGCGGCGACAGGACGCGGAAATGCTCCTGCCGATGTACGACCCGCACCTGGTGCGCTTGCTGGAGGATCAGTGCCGTGCCCAGCTGGAGCGTCGCCAGGTCGCCGGCGTTGCCGGGCAGGTCCGTCAACTGATCCTCGGGCCCCTGGGCCTGGTCGCATCGATCGAGGCCGTGGCCCAGCAGCTTGCGATGGCGCCGCGCAGCCTGCGTCGCAGGCTGGAAGAGGAGAAGACCAGCTTTCGCGATCTGGTGGACACGGAGCGAAGGCAACTCGCGGTTCAGCTGCTGACCGGCACCGAGATGAAGCTCGACGAGATGGCGCTGCAACTGGGCTACAGCGATACGGCCAGTTTCACGCGAGCCTTCCGTCGCTGGTTCGATCGCGCGCCCGGCGAGTACCGCAAGGCGCGAGGACGGTGA
- a CDS encoding sigma-54-dependent Fis family transcriptional regulator → MPSPESAKTSRRRRPKAEALSAAGEDEAARLSRAVAEHLRFSPDAGHIQLFGQRMLLMHAQSFAELRRELITRLGLAGTRELLTRLGYRQGFDDGQRVRALNPEDLAHALALGPRLRETEGFVRTLPIDAMRFDPAKGEFWGDFLWTAPWEAEAHLQQIGLSGEPACWVMRGYADGYCTAVTGVPIYWREVECVAMGHAHCRVIGKPLAAWDDLSESEIGFLQADSFVTAPVKSRAPGFNPLAEAVAGRAATATNFEGFVGASPGFNAVANLVRRVAPTDSTVLFRGESGVGKECFARAMHSISPRANKPMVSINCAAIPPELVEAELFGVERGAYTGADHARAGRFERADGGTLFLDEISSLPLPAQGKVLRAIQEREIERVGGTQVRKIDVRIVSAANCDLRVEMEAGRFRTDLFYRLNVFPIEIPPLRERREDVPLLVSLFLDRYTQRFAKAVQGLTPRAWDALWDYDWPGNVRELENMVQRAVILAESGGTIDVQHLFAGGEKLRPASFNLGAQGALVPTGGASILDATDPRRRLAADLLKVVPSLKEIETLLVDCAMEQADGNLSAAARLLRLQRGQVEYRVKRQQGGTMLD, encoded by the coding sequence ATGCCCAGCCCCGAATCTGCGAAGACCAGCCGACGCCGTCGCCCGAAAGCCGAAGCCTTGTCGGCGGCTGGCGAAGACGAAGCCGCGCGCCTGTCGCGTGCGGTTGCCGAACACCTGCGCTTCTCGCCGGATGCCGGCCACATCCAGCTGTTCGGCCAGCGCATGCTGTTGATGCACGCGCAGTCGTTCGCTGAACTGCGCCGCGAACTGATCACCCGGCTGGGCCTCGCCGGCACCCGCGAACTGCTGACCCGGCTCGGCTACCGGCAGGGCTTCGACGATGGCCAGCGGGTGCGGGCGCTGAATCCGGAAGACTTGGCGCACGCACTGGCTCTCGGGCCGCGGCTGCGCGAAACCGAAGGCTTCGTTCGCACCTTGCCGATCGATGCCATGCGCTTCGACCCTGCGAAGGGCGAATTCTGGGGCGACTTCCTGTGGACCGCGCCCTGGGAAGCCGAGGCGCACCTGCAGCAGATCGGCCTCAGCGGCGAGCCGGCCTGCTGGGTGATGCGTGGCTATGCCGACGGCTACTGCACCGCAGTCACCGGCGTGCCGATCTACTGGCGCGAAGTGGAATGCGTGGCCATGGGTCACGCGCACTGCCGGGTCATCGGCAAGCCGCTCGCCGCCTGGGACGACCTCAGCGAATCCGAAATCGGCTTCCTGCAGGCCGACAGCTTCGTCACTGCGCCGGTGAAGTCGCGGGCACCCGGCTTCAACCCGCTTGCCGAGGCCGTGGCGGGACGTGCCGCGACGGCGACCAACTTCGAAGGCTTCGTGGGCGCCTCGCCCGGTTTCAATGCGGTGGCCAATCTCGTGCGCCGCGTCGCGCCGACCGATTCCACCGTGCTGTTCCGCGGCGAAAGCGGTGTCGGCAAGGAATGCTTCGCACGCGCGATGCATTCGATCAGCCCGCGCGCCAACAAGCCGATGGTGTCGATCAATTGCGCGGCGATCCCGCCCGAACTGGTCGAGGCCGAGCTGTTCGGTGTCGAACGCGGTGCCTACACCGGCGCCGATCACGCTCGCGCCGGCCGCTTCGAGCGCGCCGACGGCGGCACGCTGTTCCTCGACGAAATCTCCAGTCTGCCGCTGCCCGCGCAGGGCAAGGTGCTGCGCGCGATCCAGGAACGGGAGATCGAACGCGTCGGCGGCACCCAGGTGCGCAAGATCGACGTGCGCATCGTCAGCGCCGCGAACTGCGACTTGCGTGTCGAGATGGAAGCCGGCCGCTTCCGTACCGATCTGTTCTATCGACTCAACGTGTTCCCGATCGAGATTCCGCCGCTGCGCGAACGTCGCGAGGATGTGCCGCTGCTAGTCTCGCTGTTCCTCGATCGCTATACGCAGCGCTTCGCGAAGGCTGTCCAGGGCCTCACGCCGCGCGCCTGGGATGCCCTGTGGGATTACGACTGGCCGGGCAACGTCCGCGAACTGGAGAACATGGTGCAGCGTGCCGTGATCCTGGCCGAAAGTGGCGGCACGATCGATGTCCAGCATCTGTTCGCCGGCGGCGAGAAACTGCGACCTGCGTCGTTCAATCTCGGCGCGCAGGGCGCGCTGGTGCCGACTGGGGGCGCCAGCATTCTGGATGCCACCGACCCGCGACGGCGTCTCGCTGCCGATCTGCTGAAGGTGGTTCCCTCGTTGAAGGAAATCGAAACGCTGCTCGTCGACTGCGCAATGGAGCAGGCGGACGGGAACCTGTCGGCTGCCGCTCGGCTGCTGCGCCTGCAACGCGGGCAGGTGGAGTATCGGGTGAAGAGACAACAAGGCGGAACGATGCTTGATTGA